The Cydia pomonella isolate Wapato2018A chromosome 20, ilCydPomo1, whole genome shotgun sequence genome contains a region encoding:
- the LOC133528733 gene encoding AP-1 complex subunit beta-1 isoform X2 — protein sequence MTDSKYFTTTKKGEIFELKSELNSDKKEKKKEAVKKVIASMTVGKDVSALFPDVVNCMQTDNLELKKLVYLYLMNYAKSQPDMAIMAVNTFVKDCEDSNPLIRALAVRTMGCIRVDKITEYLCEPLRKCLKDEDPYVRKTAAVCVAKLYDISSSMVEDQGFLDQLKDLLSDSNPMVVANAVAALSEINEASVSGHPLVEMNAPTINKLLTALNECTEWGQVFILDALSNYSPRDAREAHSICERITPRLAHANAAVVLSAVKVLMKLMEMVSEDTELVSTLSRKLAPPLVTLLSAEPEVQYVALRNINLVVQKRPDILKHEMKVFFVKYNDPIYVKLEKLDIMIRLASQANIAQVLGELKEYATEVDVDFVRKAVRAIGRCAIKVEPSAERCVSTLLELIQTKVNYVVQEAVVVIKDIFRKYPNKYESIISTLCENLDTLDEPEARASMVWIVGEYAERIDNADELLDSFLEGFHDENAQVQLQLLTAVVKLFLKRPADTQELVQHVLSLATQDSDNPDLRDRGFIYWRLLSTDPAAAKEVVLADKPLISEETDLLEPTLLDELICHISSLASVYHKPPTAFVEGRGAGVRKSLPARGASEPSEAHAPQATVIPNQESLIGDLLSMDIGAPPAPPAAPASNLDLLAGGLDVLLGGGPEPAAGGSSGLLGDIFGAAAPACYVPPKTCWLPADKGKGLEIWGTFSRQGGQPRLEMTFTNKAMQAMSGFAIQLNKNSFGVFPAGSLSVGALAAGASAEAPLPLATTGPVQRMEPLNNLQVLSHSPGSCRWARWRPAPARRRRSPSPPPGPCSAWSRSTTCRYCPTALAAVGGRAGGRRQRGGAAPPRHHRARAAHGAAQQPAGTVPQPWQLSVGALAAGASAEAPLPLATTGPVQRMEPLNNLQVLSHSPGSCRWARWRPAPARRRRSPSPPPGPCSAWSRSTTCRYCPTALAAVGGRAGGRRQRGGAAPPRHHRARAAHGAAQQPAGTVPQPWQLSVGALAAGASAEAPLPLATTGPVQRMEPLNNLQVLSHSPGSCRWARWRPAPARRRRSPSPPPGPCSAWSRSTTCRYCPTALAAVGGRAGGRRQRGGAAPPRHHRARAAHGAAQQPAGTVPQPWQLSVGALAAGASAEAPLPLATTGPVQRMEPLNNLQVLSHSPGSCRWARWRPAPARRRRSPSPPPGPCSAWSRSTTCRYCPTALAAVGGRAGGRRQRGGAAPPRHHRARAAHGAAQQPAGTVPQPWQLSVGALAAGASAEAPLPLATTGPVQRMEPLNNLQVLSHSPGSCRWARWRPAPARRRRSPSPPPGPCSAWSRSTTCRYCPTALAAVGGRAGGRRQRGGAAPPRHHRARAAHGAAQQPAGTVPQPWQLSVGALAAGASAEAPLPLATTGPVQRMEPLNNLQVAIKNNVDVFYFACLMPAHILFTEDGQLDKRVFLTTWKEIPAANEVQHSLSGVIGTADSIAHKMTLNNVFTIAKRNVEGQDMLYQSLKLTNNIWVLLELKLQPGNPEATLSLKSRTVEVASCIFQAYEAIIKS from the exons ATGACCGACTCAAAGTATTTCACCACCACGAAAAAGGGGGAGATATTCGAACTAAAGTCGGAACTCAACAGCGATAAAAAGGAGAAAAAGAAGGAAGCTGTCAAAAag GTCATTGCGTCCATGACAGTCGGTAAAGATGTCTCCGCACTATTCCCCGACGTCGTCAACTGCATGCAAACAGACAACTTGGAGCTAAAAAAGTTGGTCTACTTATATCTCATGAACTACGCCAAATCACAACCAGATATGGCCATCATGGCTGTTAACACCTTTGTCAAG GATTGCGAAGACTCCAACCCACTCATAAGAGCTCTGGCTGTACGGACCATGGGTTGCATCCGAGTGGACAAAATCACGGAGTATCTGTGTGAACCTCTGCGAAAGTGCTTGAAAGATGAAGACCCGTATGTAAGGAAGACAGCAGCAGTGTGCGTTGCTAAACTGTATGACATATCATCTAGCATGGTGGAAGAtcag GGTTTCCTGGACCAGCTAAAGGACCTGCTGAGTGACTCCAACCCCATGGTGGTGGCCAATGCCGTCGCCGCTCTCTCGGAGATCAACGAGGCCAGCGTCTCTGGACATCCACTAGTTG AGATGAACGCGCCAACCATCAACAAGCTGCTGACAGCGCTGAACGAGTGCACCGAGTGGGGCCAAGTGTTCATCCTGGACGCGCTCAGCAACTACTCCCCGCGCGACGCGCGCGAGGCGCACTCCATCTGCGAGCGCATCACGCCGCGCCTCGCGCACGCCAACGCGGCCGTTGTACTGTCCGCCGTCAAG GTCCTCATGAAGTTGATGGAGATGGTGTCCGAAGACACGGAGCTGGTGAGCACGCTGTCCCGCAAGCTGGCGCCGCCGCTGGTGACGCTGCTGTCGGCGGAGCCCGAGGTGCAGTACGTGGCGCTCCGCAACATCAACCTCGTCGTGCAGAAGCGGCCCGACATCCTCAAACACGAAATGAAG GTGTTCTTCGTGAAATATAATGACCCGATCTACGTGAAGCTTGAAAAGCTGGATATCATGATCCGCCTCGCGTCGCAGGCCAACATTGCGCAAGTGCTAGGCGAGCTGAAGGAGTACGCCACCGAGGTGGACGTGGACTTCGTGCGCAAGGCCGTGCGCGCCATCGGCCGCTGCGCCATCAAG GTGGAGCCATCAGCCGAGCGCTGTGTATCAACCCTGCTGGAGCTGATCCAAACGAAAGTTAACTATGTAGTGCAGGAAGCCGTGGTGGTGATCAAGGACATCTTCCGCAAGTACCCCAACAAGTACGAGAGCATCATCTCCACGCTCTGCGAGAATCTCGACACGCTGGATGAGCCTGAAGCCAGGGCTTCTATG GTATGGATCGTGGGCGAGTACGCGGAGCGCATCGACAACGCCGACGAGCTGCTGGACTCCTTCCTCGAGGGCTTCCACGACGAGAACGCACAG GTGCAACTCCAACTGTTAACGGCGGTGGTGAAACTGTTCCTCAAACGGCCCGCGGACACCCAGGAGTTAGTCCAGCACGTGCTCAGCCTTGCAACGCAGGACTCCGACAACCCCGACCTGAG GGACCGTGGTTTCATTTACTGGCGCCTGCTCTCCACGGACCCCGCGGCCGCCAAGGAAGTTGTTCTCGCGGATAAGCCGCTCATTTCTGAGGAGACAGACCTTCTGGAGCCGACGCTGCTGGATGAGCTCATCTGTCACATCAGCTCGCTTGCGTCTGTGTACCACAAGCCACCTACTGCCTTTGTTGAAG ggcgcggcgcgggcgtgcGCAAGTCGCTGCCGGCGCGCGGCGCGTCCGAGCCGTCCGAGGCGCACGCGCCACAGGCCACCGTCATTCCCAACCAG GAGTCGCTGATCGGCGACCTGCTGTCCATGGACAtcggcgcgccgcccgcgccgcccgccgcgcccgcctccAACCTGGACCTGCTCGCCGGCGGCCTCGATGTGCtg TTGGGCGGCGGGCCGGAGCCGGCGGCGGGCGGCAGCTCGGGGCTGCTGGGCGACATCTtcggcgccgccgcgcccgcctgCTACGTGCCGCCCAAGACGTGCTGGCTGCCCGCCGACAAGGGCAAAG GCCTAGAGATCTGGGGCACGTTCAGTCGGCAGGGCGGGCAGCCGCGCCTGGAGATGACCTTCACCAACAAGGCCATGCAGGCCATGAGCGGCTTCGCCATACAGCTCAACAAGAACAG TTTCGGCGTGTTCCCGGCGGGTAGCCTGTCGGTGGGCGCGCTGGCGGCCGGCGCCAGCGCGGAGGCGCCGCTCCCCCTCGCCACCACCGGGCCCGTGCAGCGCATGGAGCCGCTCAACAACCTGCAGGTACTGTCCCACAGCCCTGGCAGCTGTCGGTGGGCGCGCTGGCGGCCGGCGCCAGCGCGGAGGCGCCGCTCCCCCTCGCCACCACCGGGCCCGTGCAGCGCATGGAGCCGCTCAACAACCTGCAGGTACTGTCCCACAGCCCTGGCAGCTGTCGGTGGGCGCGCTGGCGGCCGGCGCCAGCGCGGAGGCGCCGCTCCCCCTCGCCACCACCGGGCCCGTGCAGCGCATGGAGCCGCTCAACAACCTGCAGGTACTGTCCCACAGCCCTGGCAGCTGTCGGTGGGCGCGCTGGCGGCCGGCGCCAGCGCGGAGGCGCCGCTCCCCCTCGCCACCACCGGGCCCGTGCAGCGCATGGAGCCGCTCAACAACCTGCAGGTACTGTCCCACAGCCCTGGCAGCTGTCGGTGGGCGCGCTGGCGGCCGGCGCCAGCGCGGAGGCGCCGCTCCCCCTCGCCACCACCGGGCCCGTGCAGCGCATGGAGCCGCTCAACAACCTGCAGGTACTGTCCCACAGCCCTGGCAGCTGTCGGTGGGCGCGCTGGCGGCCGGCGCCAGCGCGGAGGCGCCGCTCCCCCTCGCCACCACCGGGCCCGTGCAGCGCATGGAGCCGCTCAACAACCTGCAGGTACTGTCCCACAGCCCTGGCAGCTGTCGGTGGGCGCGCTGGCGGCCGGCGCCAGCGCGGAGGCGCCGCTCCCCCTCGCCACCACCGGGCCCGTGCAGCGCATGGAGCCGCTCAACAACCTGCAGGTACTGTCCCACAGCCCTGGCAGCTGTCGGTGGGCGCGCTGGCGGCCGGCGCCAGCGCGGAGGCGCCGCTCCCCCTCGCCACCACCGGGCCCGTGCAGCGCATGGAGCCGCTCAACAACCTGCAGGTACTGTCCCACAGCCCTGGCAGCTGTCGGTGGGCGCGCTGGCGGCCGGCGCCAGCGCGGAGGCGCCGCTCCCCCTCGCCACCACCGGGCCCGTGCAGCGCATGGAGCCGCTCAACAACCTGCAGGTACTGTCCCACAGCCCTGGCAGCTGTCGGTGGGCGCGCTGGCGGCCGGCGCCAGCGCGGAGGCGCCGCTCCCCCTCGCCACCACCGGGCCCGTGCAGCGCATGGAGCCGCTCAACAACCTGCAGGTACTGTCCCACAGCCCTGGCAGCTGTCGGTGGGCGCGCTGGCGGCCGGCGCCAGCGCGGAGGCGCCGCTCCCCCTCGCCACCACCGGGCCCGTGCAGCGCATGGAGCCGCTCAACAACCTGCAGGTACTGTCCCACAGCCCTGGCAGCTGTCGGTGGGCGCGCTGGCGGCCGGCGCCAGCGCGGAGGCGCCGCTCCCCCTCGCCACCACCGGGCCCGTGCAGCGCATGGAGCCGCTCAACAACCTGCAGGTACTGTCCCACAGCCCTGGCAGCTGTCGGTGGGCGCGCTGGCGGCCGGCGCCAGCGCGGAGGCGCCGCTCCCCCTCGCCACCACCGGGCCCGTGCAGCGCATGGAGCCGCTCAACAACCTGCAGGTACTGTCCCACAGCCCTGGCAGCTGTCGGTGGGCGCGCTGGCGGCCGGCGCCAGCGCGGAGGCGCCGCTCCCCCTCGCCACCACCGGGCCCGTGCAGCGCATGGAGCCGCTCAACAACCTGCAGGTACTGTCCCACAGCCCTGGCAGCTGTCGGTGGGCGCGCTGGCGGCCGGCGCCAGCGCGGAGGCGCCGCTCCCCCTCGCCACCACCGGGCCCGTGCAGCGCATGGAGCCGCTCAACAACCTGCAGGTACTGTCCCACAGCCCTGGCAGCTGTCGGTGGGCGCGCTGGCGGCCGGCGCCAGCGCGGAGGCGCCGCTCCCCCTCGCCACCACCGGGCCCGTGCAGCGCATGGAGCCGCTCAACAACCTGCAG GTGGCGATAAAGAACAACGTGGACGTGTTCTACTTCGCGTGCCTCATGCCGGCGCACATCCTCTTCACGGAGGACGGGCAGCTCGACAAGCGCGTCTTCCTCACCACCTGGAAGGAGATCCCGGCCGCCAACGAGGTGCAGCACTCGCTCTCCGGCGTCATCGGCACCGCCGACTCCATCGCGCACAAAATGACTCTCAACAACGTCTTCACCATCGCCAAGCGCAACGTAGAGGGACAAGACATGCTCTATCAATCACTAAAACTCACTAACAACATCTGGGTTTTACTCGAACTGAAACTACAACCCGGAAACCCAGAAGCGACGCTCAGCTTGAAATCACGCACTGTCGAAGTAGCCTCCTGTATATTCCAAGCGTACGAAGCTATCATCAAATCGTAA
- the LOC133528733 gene encoding AP-1 complex subunit beta-1 isoform X1, with protein MKLMEMVSEDTELVSTLSRKLAPPLVTLLSAEPEVQYVALRNINLVVQKRPDILKHEMKVFFVKYNDPIYVKLEKLDIMIRLASQANIAQVLGELKEYATEVDVDFVRKAVRAIGRCAIKVEPSAERCVSTLLELIQTKVNYVVQEAVVVIKDIFRKYPNKYESIISTLCENLDTLDEPEARASMVWIVGEYAERIDNADELLDSFLEGFHDENAQVQLQLLTAVVKLFLKRPADTQELVQHVLSLATQDSDNPDLRDRGFIYWRLLSTDPAAAKEVVLADKPLISEETDLLEPTLLDELICHISSLASVYHKPPTAFVEGRGAGVRKSLPARGASEPSEAHAPQATVIPNQESLIGDLLSMDIGAPPAPPAAPASNLDLLAGGLDVLLGGGPEPAAGGSSGLLGDIFGAAAPACYVPPKTCWLPADKGKGLEIWGTFSRQGGQPRLEMTFTNKAMQAMSGFAIQLNKNSFGVFPAGSLSVGALAAGASAEAPLPLATTGPVQRMEPLNNLQVLSHSPGSCRWARWRPAPARRRRSPSPPPGPCSAWSRSTTCRYCPTALAAVGGRAGGRRQRGGAAPPRHHRARAAHGAAQQPAGTVPQPWQLSVGALAAGASAEAPLPLATTGPVQRMEPLNNLQVLSHSPGSCRWARWRPAPARRRRSPSPPPGPCSAWSRSTTCRYCPTALAAVGGRAGGRRQRGGAAPPRHHRARAAHGAAQQPAGTVPQPWQLSVGALAAGASAEAPLPLATTGPVQRMEPLNNLQVLSHSPGSCRWARWRPAPARRRRSPSPPPGPCSAWSRSTTCRYCPTALAAVGGRAGGRRQRGGAAPPRHHRARAAHGAAQQPAGTVPQPWQLSVGALAAGASAEAPLPLATTGPVQRMEPLNNLQVLSHSPGSCRWARWRPAPARRRRSPSPPPGPCSAWSRSTTCRYCPTALAAVGGRAGGRRQRGGAAPPRHHRARAAHGAAQQPAGTVPQPWQLSVGALAAGASAEAPLPLATTGPVQRMEPLNNLQVLSHSPGSCRWARWRPAPARRRRSPSPPPGPCSAWSRSTTCRYCPTALAAVGGRAGGRRQRGGAAPPRHHRARAAHGAAQQPAGTVPQPWQLSVGALAAGASAEAPLPLATTGPVQRMEPLNNLQVAIKNNVDVFYFACLMPAHILFTEDGQLDKRVFLTTWKEIPAANEVQHSLSGVIGTADSIAHKMTLNNVFTIAKRNVEGQDMLYQSLKLTNNIWVLLELKLQPGNPEATLSLKSRTVEVASCIFQAYEAIIKS; from the exons ATGAAGTTGATGGAGATGGTGTCCGAAGACACGGAGCTGGTGAGCACGCTGTCCCGCAAGCTGGCGCCGCCGCTGGTGACGCTGCTGTCGGCGGAGCCCGAGGTGCAGTACGTGGCGCTCCGCAACATCAACCTCGTCGTGCAGAAGCGGCCCGACATCCTCAAACACGAAATGAAG GTGTTCTTCGTGAAATATAATGACCCGATCTACGTGAAGCTTGAAAAGCTGGATATCATGATCCGCCTCGCGTCGCAGGCCAACATTGCGCAAGTGCTAGGCGAGCTGAAGGAGTACGCCACCGAGGTGGACGTGGACTTCGTGCGCAAGGCCGTGCGCGCCATCGGCCGCTGCGCCATCAAG GTGGAGCCATCAGCCGAGCGCTGTGTATCAACCCTGCTGGAGCTGATCCAAACGAAAGTTAACTATGTAGTGCAGGAAGCCGTGGTGGTGATCAAGGACATCTTCCGCAAGTACCCCAACAAGTACGAGAGCATCATCTCCACGCTCTGCGAGAATCTCGACACGCTGGATGAGCCTGAAGCCAGGGCTTCTATG GTATGGATCGTGGGCGAGTACGCGGAGCGCATCGACAACGCCGACGAGCTGCTGGACTCCTTCCTCGAGGGCTTCCACGACGAGAACGCACAG GTGCAACTCCAACTGTTAACGGCGGTGGTGAAACTGTTCCTCAAACGGCCCGCGGACACCCAGGAGTTAGTCCAGCACGTGCTCAGCCTTGCAACGCAGGACTCCGACAACCCCGACCTGAG GGACCGTGGTTTCATTTACTGGCGCCTGCTCTCCACGGACCCCGCGGCCGCCAAGGAAGTTGTTCTCGCGGATAAGCCGCTCATTTCTGAGGAGACAGACCTTCTGGAGCCGACGCTGCTGGATGAGCTCATCTGTCACATCAGCTCGCTTGCGTCTGTGTACCACAAGCCACCTACTGCCTTTGTTGAAG ggcgcggcgcgggcgtgcGCAAGTCGCTGCCGGCGCGCGGCGCGTCCGAGCCGTCCGAGGCGCACGCGCCACAGGCCACCGTCATTCCCAACCAG GAGTCGCTGATCGGCGACCTGCTGTCCATGGACAtcggcgcgccgcccgcgccgcccgccgcgcccgcctccAACCTGGACCTGCTCGCCGGCGGCCTCGATGTGCtg TTGGGCGGCGGGCCGGAGCCGGCGGCGGGCGGCAGCTCGGGGCTGCTGGGCGACATCTtcggcgccgccgcgcccgcctgCTACGTGCCGCCCAAGACGTGCTGGCTGCCCGCCGACAAGGGCAAAG GCCTAGAGATCTGGGGCACGTTCAGTCGGCAGGGCGGGCAGCCGCGCCTGGAGATGACCTTCACCAACAAGGCCATGCAGGCCATGAGCGGCTTCGCCATACAGCTCAACAAGAACAG TTTCGGCGTGTTCCCGGCGGGTAGCCTGTCGGTGGGCGCGCTGGCGGCCGGCGCCAGCGCGGAGGCGCCGCTCCCCCTCGCCACCACCGGGCCCGTGCAGCGCATGGAGCCGCTCAACAACCTGCAGGTACTGTCCCACAGCCCTGGCAGCTGTCGGTGGGCGCGCTGGCGGCCGGCGCCAGCGCGGAGGCGCCGCTCCCCCTCGCCACCACCGGGCCCGTGCAGCGCATGGAGCCGCTCAACAACCTGCAGGTACTGTCCCACAGCCCTGGCAGCTGTCGGTGGGCGCGCTGGCGGCCGGCGCCAGCGCGGAGGCGCCGCTCCCCCTCGCCACCACCGGGCCCGTGCAGCGCATGGAGCCGCTCAACAACCTGCAGGTACTGTCCCACAGCCCTGGCAGCTGTCGGTGGGCGCGCTGGCGGCCGGCGCCAGCGCGGAGGCGCCGCTCCCCCTCGCCACCACCGGGCCCGTGCAGCGCATGGAGCCGCTCAACAACCTGCAGGTACTGTCCCACAGCCCTGGCAGCTGTCGGTGGGCGCGCTGGCGGCCGGCGCCAGCGCGGAGGCGCCGCTCCCCCTCGCCACCACCGGGCCCGTGCAGCGCATGGAGCCGCTCAACAACCTGCAGGTACTGTCCCACAGCCCTGGCAGCTGTCGGTGGGCGCGCTGGCGGCCGGCGCCAGCGCGGAGGCGCCGCTCCCCCTCGCCACCACCGGGCCCGTGCAGCGCATGGAGCCGCTCAACAACCTGCAGGTACTGTCCCACAGCCCTGGCAGCTGTCGGTGGGCGCGCTGGCGGCCGGCGCCAGCGCGGAGGCGCCGCTCCCCCTCGCCACCACCGGGCCCGTGCAGCGCATGGAGCCGCTCAACAACCTGCAGGTACTGTCCCACAGCCCTGGCAGCTGTCGGTGGGCGCGCTGGCGGCCGGCGCCAGCGCGGAGGCGCCGCTCCCCCTCGCCACCACCGGGCCCGTGCAGCGCATGGAGCCGCTCAACAACCTGCAGGTACTGTCCCACAGCCCTGGCAGCTGTCGGTGGGCGCGCTGGCGGCCGGCGCCAGCGCGGAGGCGCCGCTCCCCCTCGCCACCACCGGGCCCGTGCAGCGCATGGAGCCGCTCAACAACCTGCAGGTACTGTCCCACAGCCCTGGCAGCTGTCGGTGGGCGCGCTGGCGGCCGGCGCCAGCGCGGAGGCGCCGCTCCCCCTCGCCACCACCGGGCCCGTGCAGCGCATGGAGCCGCTCAACAACCTGCAGGTACTGTCCCACAGCCCTGGCAGCTGTCGGTGGGCGCGCTGGCGGCCGGCGCCAGCGCGGAGGCGCCGCTCCCCCTCGCCACCACCGGGCCCGTGCAGCGCATGGAGCCGCTCAACAACCTGCAGGTACTGTCCCACAGCCCTGGCAGCTGTCGGTGGGCGCGCTGGCGGCCGGCGCCAGCGCGGAGGCGCCGCTCCCCCTCGCCACCACCGGGCCCGTGCAGCGCATGGAGCCGCTCAACAACCTGCAGGTACTGTCCCACAGCCCTGGCAGCTGTCGGTGGGCGCGCTGGCGGCCGGCGCCAGCGCGGAGGCGCCGCTCCCCCTCGCCACCACCGGGCCCGTGCAGCGCATGGAGCCGCTCAACAACCTGCAGGTACTGTCCCACAGCCCTGGCAGCTGTCGGTGGGCGCGCTGGCGGCCGGCGCCAGCGCGGAGGCGCCGCTCCCCCTCGCCACCACCGGGCCCGTGCAGCGCATGGAGCCGCTCAACAACCTGCAGGTACTGTCCCACAGCCCTGGCAGCTGTCGGTGGGCGCGCTGGCGGCCGGCGCCAGCGCGGAGGCGCCGCTCCCCCTCGCCACCACCGGGCCCGTGCAGCGCATGGAGCCGCTCAACAACCTGCAGGTACTGTCCCACAGCCCTGGCAGCTGTCGGTGGGCGCGCTGGCGGCCGGCGCCAGCGCGGAGGCGCCGCTCCCCCTCGCCACCACCGGGCCCGTGCAGCGCATGGAGCCGCTCAACAACCTGCAG GTGGCGATAAAGAACAACGTGGACGTGTTCTACTTCGCGTGCCTCATGCCGGCGCACATCCTCTTCACGGAGGACGGGCAGCTCGACAAGCGCGTCTTCCTCACCACCTGGAAGGAGATCCCGGCCGCCAACGAGGTGCAGCACTCGCTCTCCGGCGTCATCGGCACCGCCGACTCCATCGCGCACAAAATGACTCTCAACAACGTCTTCACCATCGCCAAGCGCAACGTAGAGGGACAAGACATGCTCTATCAATCACTAAAACTCACTAACAACATCTGGGTTTTACTCGAACTGAAACTACAACCCGGAAACCCAGAAGCGACGCTCAGCTTGAAATCACGCACTGTCGAAGTAGCCTCCTGTATATTCCAAGCGTACGAAGCTATCATCAAATCGTAA